The Pedobacter roseus genome contains a region encoding:
- a CDS encoding phosphodiester glycosidase family protein — protein MLKKLFFALALFTSGFSAFGQNADSITLVKAKWQRNKIAKQVILFRHHFDQKNLFAANENISYLEIKNTGRKAVFAIGAEEKELITTSNFGLRDTAIAAVNGNFFDVKNGGSVDFVRVNGKTINANRLDKNGNRARHQEAAIVMDKGKISIKKWDGSADWETKLSEQNVLLNGPLLTLNNIDETLDTAGFNRLRHPRTCLGLKPNGRVILLTVDGRNENSAGMSLFELTKLMRWLGCTSAINFDGGGSTTLWVSGMPDGGVINYPTDNKKWDHEGQRKVANVILVKKQARR, from the coding sequence ATGCTTAAAAAACTATTCTTTGCACTTGCATTATTTACTTCCGGTTTCTCCGCCTTTGGCCAAAATGCCGATTCTATTACCCTTGTGAAAGCTAAATGGCAGAGAAACAAGATTGCTAAACAGGTAATTTTATTCAGGCACCATTTTGATCAGAAAAACCTTTTCGCTGCCAATGAAAATATTTCGTATTTAGAAATAAAAAATACCGGACGTAAAGCTGTATTTGCCATTGGTGCAGAAGAAAAGGAACTAATCACTACTAGTAATTTTGGTTTAAGAGATACGGCAATTGCTGCGGTAAATGGCAATTTCTTCGATGTAAAAAACGGAGGATCTGTAGATTTTGTCCGTGTGAACGGAAAAACAATCAATGCCAACCGCTTAGATAAAAACGGAAACCGGGCCAGGCATCAGGAAGCAGCTATCGTAATGGATAAGGGGAAAATCTCAATAAAAAAATGGGATGGATCCGCTGATTGGGAAACAAAGTTGAGTGAACAAAATGTTTTGCTAAATGGTCCTTTATTAACCTTAAACAATATTGATGAAACTTTAGATACCGCTGGTTTTAATCGGTTGCGCCATCCCCGTACCTGTTTGGGCTTGAAGCCGAATGGAAGGGTAATTTTATTGACCGTTGATGGTAGAAATGAAAATTCGGCAGGGATGAGTTTGTTTGAACTGACCAAATTAATGCGCTGGTTGGGCTGTACTTCTGCTATCAATTTCGATGGCGGCGGCTCTACCACTTTATGGGTAAGTGGAATGCCTGATGGTGGCGTAATCAATTATCCAACGGACAATAAAAAATGGGATCATGAAGGGCAGCGGAAAGTGGCCAATGTTATTCTGGTAAAGAAACAAGCCAGAAGATAA